The sequence below is a genomic window from Brachyhypopomus gauderio isolate BG-103 chromosome 5, BGAUD_0.2, whole genome shotgun sequence.
AGTTTGTAAAATTATACTTGcgtttgtttttttaagtgaCAAATTCCATTACAATTCCATTGGCTGCAAAATAAGTTCCAAATTAATACAGTTTAGAGTTTAAAATCTATTTCATTGCTAAACACTTAAAATAGCTCTCAGTCATAAAACATCCACACAGCTTGTTCTTTTAGGTTGTTTTACTTGCAGGGAAAATGTTCATTCATCCATATACATGTTCCTGCCATATAGATCATATTCCTTATACATCAGGTAGTTCTTAAGTCCAGGTGGAAAGGGAGCTGAGCTGAAGATGCCCGGGTCACCCAGCCTCTTTGGAGTCATGTGTCTCCTGATCACCAGCCGGCACATATGTTTCAGCAAGCGAGGGTTTCCTACCAAAGTACACATGCATACAAAAAAGGGGAACTACAGATTTTGTTTTATGCCCTTCTGGGTAGCATATAAATTTAAAATGACATCTACACCATTAAACTAGGTGCTAAAATGGTTCTTGTTATTCACCTAAAATGTCAGAAATTTCTGGCCATTCTTTGTGCTTTTCCAGAACCATCTTCAGCTTAGAGCAGAGAGGAACATAGCCAACATAGTCCAGAAGAACCCGCACAGTTCTGCCTGCATACTGCACCAGCCACGACACGCTGATGAAGTCACAAAactacacaaaacacaagaagGCAAGAATGactatttaatcatttaaaaaatatccttCATATCAGCATACCCATATCAGTTGTTACAAATGAAACTTTACTTAAAACTATGATAAACATACCGGGATCTTTTCATTTGGGGTGTCAGAGCGATGACTACGGTTGCTCCCTGTTGAGTCGTGATGACAGCTGAAGCATTTGTCTGCATCATAGCTGCTATTAAGTACCATCCGCATCATCATCTCATCTTTGAGGCAATACTGCAGTGCTGTTGGGAAGACTGTATCACTGACCACTGTGAAGTAGGAGTTCATATCTGCTTGCTTGGCCAGTAGCAGCTTAACAATCTCATACCTCCCAGCTCTCACTGCTACTAGGAGAGAACTCAGAGGGTCCAGGTCAGGTTTCGCCCCAGCACTGAGTAGCAACTCCGTGCATGTCACATCTCCATTGGAGACAGCAAAGAACAAGGCGGTCTTCCTCATATCACTATAATTCTCAGATATATGCTGCTCTAGAAGTGCATTAACATCAAAACCTTTGTCCAGTAGAAGCGTGAGACATTGGATATGTCCTCCATCTGCAGCAGAGTGTACTGGGCTCTGGCCAGAGAGACGCAACGCTCTTCTGGTAGTCACAGGGATTAGCATCCTCAGTGCCCTAGGTGTAAAGTTTAACCATCTGATTTGTTTTCTTCTCAAGATTATGGTCCTTCCAAATAAAATCATTACCATGTAACATGCCTTCGAACACCTTGTGTCCTCATATCTACAAAATAATAAGTTGCATATAGGGGCAAAAGAAAGTGACACGTAATGTGAAATTGCTTCTCTCCTGTACTCACAGGTAGTGCCCGTCAAAAGCTGCTCGGTGGATAGGAAGCTGTGAGGAGAGGTTGGCAATGTTTGGGTTGGCCCCATTTTGAAGGAGAAGATCAATACAGTCAGGATTACCAGCCCCGGCAGCATCGTAAAGGACACTGTCGCCATTGGGTGCCTGAGCATTTACATCACCACCTATTGATGTGAAAGAAAACACTTCTGTCATTAGATAATAGTTTTAAATGCAGCATTGTGGCTCCTGACTAATGTGCACTGGTTCTTTCCGTAGGTGTAGTTTCAGTCTCACCATTATGAATGAGGATATCGAGCACTTCTGCCTGGGCAAACTCTGCAGCAACGCCCATTGGAGTCACCCCAGACTGGTCTGTCACTGAGACCTCGCCTCCATGCTGTAGCAGAAGCTTCAAGACATCAATGCAGCCCACTTTAGCAGCCTCGTGCATGGCTGTCCACCTCTTTAGACAGACTTGGTTCACCAGGGCACCTCGCCTTAAAAGTGCCAATGCAATATCATATGCATCTGTTCTTACAGCTACaacagaacaaacaaaaatgctgTTACATTGCTGAAAGGGTGGAGAGCTACTGGACCTCTTTTAAACATTTGTGATTGGCTGTTAATGAAATGCAGAGTAAGAATACCCAGTAGTAAGGGAGACTCATTCTTGCGATTGGTTCTGTGAGGAGAGGCTCCATGCGCCAGCAAAGTCTGAACAATCTCTACTAGTCCTGCTTGAGTAGCCAGAGTCAAAGGGGTCTCCCCATCTGTTGTTTCCTCATCAAGGCTTAACCTGTAAGAAGCTGTCAAGGAAATTACTGACTAGCCATTACAAATAAGCTACCCTGACCTCTGTAAGCTCACAAACCCTTAAATCTGA
It includes:
- the asb15a gene encoding ankyrin repeat and SOCS box protein 15 isoform X2, coding for MDTTDDEDDQLLAYAIQLSIQQTSSKDFPASVENQKILDAIKRGDLFTLEEMLDYPAAFTEVDDQASYRLSLDEETTDGETPLTLATQAGLVEIVQTLLAHGASPHRTNRKNESPLLLAVRTDAYDIALALLRRGALVNQVCLKRWTAMHEAAKVGCIDVLKLLLQHGGEVSVTDQSGVTPMGVAAEFAQAEVLDILIHNGGDVNAQAPNGDSVLYDAAGAGNPDCIDLLLQNGANPNIANLSSQLPIHRAAFDGHYLYEDTRCSKACYMVMILFGRTIILRRKQIRWLNFTPRALRMLIPVTTRRALRLSGQSPVHSAADGGHIQCLTLLLDKGFDVNALLEQHISENYSDMRKTALFFAVSNGDVTCTELLLSAGAKPDLDPLSSLLVAVRAGRYEIVKLLLAKQADMNSYFTVVSDTVFPTALQYCLKDEMMMRMVLNSSYDADKCFSCHHDSTGSNRSHRSDTPNEKIPFCDFISVSWLVQYAGRTVRVLLDYVGYVPLCSKLKMVLEKHKEWPEISDILGNPRLLKHMCRLVIRRHMTPKRLGDPGIFSSAPFPPGLKNYLMYKEYDLYGRNMYMDE
- the asb15a gene encoding ankyrin repeat and SOCS box protein 15 isoform X3, producing MDTTDDEDDQLLAYAIQLSIQQTSSKDFPASVENQKILDAIKRGDLFTLEEMLDYPAAFTEVDDQGWCPLHRASVQQSVQVLEMVLYASYRLSLDEETTDGETPLTLATQAGLVEIVQTLLAHGASPHRTNRKNESPLLLAVRTDAYDIALALLRRGALVNQVCLKRWTAMHEAAKVGCIDVLKLLLQHGGEVSVTDQSGVTPMGVAAEFAQAEVLDILIHNGGDVNAQAPNGDSVLYDAAGAGNPDCIDLLLQNGANPNIANLSSQLPIHRAAFDGHYLALRMLIPVTTRRALRLSGQSPVHSAADGGHIQCLTLLLDKGFDVNALLEQHISENYSDMRKTALFFAVSNGDVTCTELLLSAGAKPDLDPLSSLLVAVRAGRYEIVKLLLAKQADMNSYFTVVSDTVFPTALQYCLKDEMMMRMVLNSSYDADKCFSCHHDSTGSNRSHRSDTPNEKIPFCDFISVSWLVQYAGRTVRVLLDYVGYVPLCSKLKMVLEKHKEWPEISDILGNPRLLKHMCRLVIRRHMTPKRLGDPGIFSSAPFPPGLKNYLMYKEYDLYGRNMYMDE
- the asb15a gene encoding ankyrin repeat and SOCS box protein 15 isoform X1 — encoded protein: MDTTDDEDDQLLAYAIQLSIQQTSSKDFPASVENQKILDAIKRGDLFTLEEMLDYPAAFTEVDDQGWCPLHRASVQQSVQVLEMVLYASYRLSLDEETTDGETPLTLATQAGLVEIVQTLLAHGASPHRTNRKNESPLLLAVRTDAYDIALALLRRGALVNQVCLKRWTAMHEAAKVGCIDVLKLLLQHGGEVSVTDQSGVTPMGVAAEFAQAEVLDILIHNGGDVNAQAPNGDSVLYDAAGAGNPDCIDLLLQNGANPNIANLSSQLPIHRAAFDGHYLYEDTRCSKACYMVMILFGRTIILRRKQIRWLNFTPRALRMLIPVTTRRALRLSGQSPVHSAADGGHIQCLTLLLDKGFDVNALLEQHISENYSDMRKTALFFAVSNGDVTCTELLLSAGAKPDLDPLSSLLVAVRAGRYEIVKLLLAKQADMNSYFTVVSDTVFPTALQYCLKDEMMMRMVLNSSYDADKCFSCHHDSTGSNRSHRSDTPNEKIPFCDFISVSWLVQYAGRTVRVLLDYVGYVPLCSKLKMVLEKHKEWPEISDILGNPRLLKHMCRLVIRRHMTPKRLGDPGIFSSAPFPPGLKNYLMYKEYDLYGRNMYMDE